A single Cucumis melo cultivar AY chromosome 4, USDA_Cmelo_AY_1.0, whole genome shotgun sequence DNA region contains:
- the LOC103502834 gene encoding uncharacterized protein LOC103502834: MAIRKDMGNYEPIKGADDCDLVNETAILINPDSVTLVSVSKHCNQSDEDVEMALRGSHSRSPLPIHNANPLTTPVSSKIDEPQFSSSVRPILRSSDQCHRLVSLDVFRGITVALMIVVDYAGGVMPAINHSPWDGLTLADLVMPFFLFIVGVSLALAYKKIPSRGIATQKAVLRTLKLLFLGLFLQGGFLHGVNNLTYGVDIQQIRWMGILQRIAIAYFLAALCEIWLKGSDYVNSETALRRKYQLQLVVAVVLTLLYLVLSYGLYVPDWEYQVPSLTPSNVASPKIFSVKCGTRGDTGPACNAVGMIDRKIFGIQHLYKRPIYARTEQCSINAPDYGPLPPDAPSWCQAPFDPEGLLSTVMAVVTCLVGLHYGHIIVHFKDHRDRMLHWIIPSSCLIVLAIGLDFLGMHINKVLYTVSYMSVTAGAAGLLFTGIYLMVDVYSWRRMNVVMEWMGKHALVIYVLAACNVLPVILQGFYLGQPQNNILRLIGVPS; this comes from the exons ATGGCAATCCGTAAAGATATGGGTAATTATGAGCCTATTAAAGGAGCAGATGACTGTGATCTCGTTAATGAGACTGCTATTCTTATAAATCCAGATTCCGTTACTCTTGTCTCTGTTTCTAAGCACTGTAATCAGAGTGATGAAGATGTTGAGATGGCTCTTCGTGGTTCACATTCCAGATCTCCTCTTCCTATTCACAATGCCAATCCCTTAACCACTCCTGTTTCTTCTAAAATCGATGAACCCCAATTTTCATCTTCGGTTAGACCTATTCTCCGATCTTCCGACCAATGCCATCGTCTTGTTTCGCTTGATGTGTTTCGCGGTATCACTGTTGCG CTAATGATAGTGGTGGACTATGCTGGTGGGGTTATGCCTGCAATAAATCATTCACCATGGGATGGTTTAACTCTGGCTGATCTTGTGATGCCATTTTTTCTATTCATTGTTGGAGTTTCGCTTGCCCTTGCTTACAAG AAAATTCCAAGCAGAGGCATTGCAACTCAGAAGGCTGTGTTACGGACGTTGAAGCTTTTGTTCTTAGGCCTCTTTCTTCAAG GTGGTTTTCTCCATGGTGTAAACAATTTAACTTATGGAGTGGATATCCAGCAAATTAGATGGATGGGAATCTTACAG AGAATAGCAATTGCATATTTCCTGGCAGCTCTATGTGAGATATGGCTAAAGGGCAGTGATTATGTGAATTCAGAAACTGCACTGCGGAGAAAGTATCAATTACAGCT GGTTGTTGCTGTTGTCCTCACACTGTTATATCTTGTCCTGTCATATGGATTGTACGTTCCTGATTGGGAGTACCAAGTTCCAAGTCTAACTCCATCTAATGTGGCTTCTCCAAAGATATTTTCT GTGAAATGTGGCACACGTGGTGACACTGGACCTGCCTGCAATGCTGTGGGAATGATAGATCGTAAGATATTTGGTATCCAACATCTGTACAAAAGACCTATTTATGCGCGGACTGAG CAATGTAGCATTAATGCACCAGACTATGGCCCATTGCCTCCTGATGCTCCTTCTTGGTGCCAAGCTCCTTTTGATCCCGAAGGACTTTTAAG TACAGTGATGGCTGTTGTTACCTGCTTGGTTGGCTTACATTATGGACATATCATTGTACATTTCAAA GATCACCGAGACCGAATGCTTCATTGGATTATACCTTCTTCTTGTCTAATTGTATTGGCCATTGGCCTGGACTTCTTAG GGATGCATATAAACAAGGTTCTTTATACAGTTAGTTACATGAGTGTCACTGCTGGTGCAGCTGGACTTCTCTTTACCGGGATATACTTGATG GTTGATGTGTACAGTTGGAGACGCATGAATGTGGTGATGGAGTGGATGGGAAAGCATGCATTGGTGATATACGTTCTCGCCGCCTGCAACGTTCTGCCTGTGATTCTCCAAGGCTTCTATTTGGGTCAGCCTCAGAACAACATT CTGAGGCTAATTGGGGTTCCATCATGA